The nucleotide sequence TCGGTACTGACCCTGCCCGCTCGTTCCCTGCTCGTCCTGCGATCGAAGGGCTGAGGCGCACCAGCATGAACCGCCTTCCGGGTTCCACCTACCGGCTGCAGTTCTCCGACCGGCACACCTTCACCGACGCCAGGGCGCTGACCGGCTACCTGGACCGGCTCGGCATCGGCGCGCTGTACGCGTCACCGCTGCTCGCGTCGGGAACCGGCTCGAACCACGGCTACGACGTCGTCGACCCGGGCGTGGTGTCCGCCGAGCGCGGCGGCGAGGACGGGTTGCGGGCGCTGCTCGCCACCCTGCACGAGCGCGGGCTGACGCTGCTGCTCGACATCGTCCCCAACCACGTGGGGGTCGCGCGGCCCGCGGAGAATCCGTGGTGGTGGGACGTGCTGACGCACGGGCCCGCGTCCCGGTGGGCCGGTCACTTCGACGTCGACTGGGGTGCCGGCCCGCTGCTGCTGCCGGTGCTCGACGCCGACGAGGCGGGGGCGCTCGAGAAGCTCACCGTGTCCGACGGCCCGGCCCCGGAGCTGCGTTACTTCGAGCACCGGTTCCCGATCGCGCCCGGCACCGGGGAGGGTTCCGCGCAGGAGGTGCACGAGCGGCAGCACTACCGGCTCGTCTCCTGGCGGCGTGGTGCCGCCGAGCTGACCTACCGGCGGTTCTTCGACGTCTCCGATCTGGCCGCGGTGCGGGTCGAGGACGAGCAGGTCTTCGCCGACACGCACGCGACGGTCCTGCGGCTGCTCCGAGAGCACGAGACGATCATCGGGTTGCGGGTCGACCATCCCGACGGCCTGTCCGATCCCGGCGGCTACCTGCGGCGGCTCCGCTCGGAGATCGGTCCGTGGAAGTGGCTGCTGGTCGAGAAGATCCTCGGCGTCGGCGAGGACCTGCCGGCGTCCTGGCCGGTCGACGGCAGCACCGGCTATGAGGCACTGCGCGAGGTCTGCGGGGTGTTCGTCGACCCGGACGGCGCCGGGCTGCTCACCCAGTTCGCTGCCGAGCACACCGGGGAGAAGCGCTCGGCGCACGCGATCGAGGACGACGGCAGGCACCTGGTCGTCGAGCAGATCCTGGTCGCCGAGGTACGGCGGATCGCCGACGCGTTCCGGGCCGGGCCCGGTGCCGACGCCGGGCTCACCGGCGTCGATCTGACCTCGGTCACCGCCGCGGACCTGCACGACGCCGTCGCCGAGTTCCTCTGCGGGTTCCCGGTGTACCGCTCGTACCTCACGCCGGAGATCGCCGAGGGCCGCGACGCCGCCGATGTCGCCGTCGCCGTGGCCAGGACCCGGCGTCCCGAGCTCGGCCCGGTGCTCACCGGGCTCTACCGGGGGCTGGTGGGTGATCCGGGCTCGGAGTACGCGACCCGGCTGCAGCAGACCTCAGGGATGGTCACCGCGAAGGGCGTCGAGGACACCGCGTTCTACCGGTACAACCGGCTCGTCGCGCTGAACGAGGTCGGCGGCGACCCGGCCCGATTCGGTGTCTCGGTGGCCGAGTTCCACGCCGGGCTGGCGCACCGTGAGGCCGGCCGCTCGCGCACCATGACCACGCTGTCCACACATGACACGAAGCGCTCCGAGGACGTCCGGGCCCGGCTGGCCGTGCTCGCCGAGCGGCCGGCCGACTGGGCGGACCGGGTGCGCCGCTGGTCGGTGCGCCATCCGCTGCCGGACCGGTCGCTGGAGCTGCTGGCCTGGCAGTCGCTGGTCGGGGCGTGGCCGATCCCCGCCGACCGGCTCGCCGGCTACCTGGGCAAGGCCTCGAAGGAGGCGAAGCTCGTCACCTCGCACGTCGACGCGGTCGCCGACGTCGACGCCGCGATCGCGGACTGGCCGGCGGCCGTGCTCGCCGACACCGAGCTGGTCGAGGAGATCGAGGCGTTCGTCGCCGGGATCGCCGGCCCCGGCCGGTCGAACTCGCTCGGCCAGAAGCTGCTGCAGATCGCCGGGCCGGGCGTGCCGGACGTCTACCAGGGCACCGAGCTGTTCGAGTACTCGCTGGTCGACCCGGA is from Pseudonocardia autotrophica and encodes:
- the treY gene encoding malto-oligosyltrehalose synthase, whose amino-acid sequence is MNRLPGSTYRLQFSDRHTFTDARALTGYLDRLGIGALYASPLLASGTGSNHGYDVVDPGVVSAERGGEDGLRALLATLHERGLTLLLDIVPNHVGVARPAENPWWWDVLTHGPASRWAGHFDVDWGAGPLLLPVLDADEAGALEKLTVSDGPAPELRYFEHRFPIAPGTGEGSAQEVHERQHYRLVSWRRGAAELTYRRFFDVSDLAAVRVEDEQVFADTHATVLRLLREHETIIGLRVDHPDGLSDPGGYLRRLRSEIGPWKWLLVEKILGVGEDLPASWPVDGSTGYEALREVCGVFVDPDGAGLLTQFAAEHTGEKRSAHAIEDDGRHLVVEQILVAEVRRIADAFRAGPGADAGLTGVDLTSVTAADLHDAVAEFLCGFPVYRSYLTPEIAEGRDAADVAVAVARTRRPELGPVLTGLYRGLVGDPGSEYATRLQQTSGMVTAKGVEDTAFYRYNRLVALNEVGGDPARFGVSVAEFHAGLAHREAGRSRTMTTLSTHDTKRSEDVRARLAVLAERPADWADRVRRWSVRHPLPDRSLELLAWQSLVGAWPIPADRLAGYLGKASKEAKLVTSHVDAVADVDAAIADWPAAVLADTELVEEIEAFVAGIAGPGRSNSLGQKLLQIAGPGVPDVYQGTELFEYSLVDPDNRRPVDFGVRDRLLERIDAGWQPPVDAEGAAKLLVTAAAARLRRYRPELFTGYGPVPVQGAAAEHAVAFSRGGGALVAVATRLPERLDRRGGWGDTTLPLPGGFTDWHDMIANRPVGSAAPRLGELLARYPVALLVRPA